A single region of the Leishmania panamensis strain MHOM/PA/94/PSC-1 chromosome 23 sequence genome encodes:
- a CDS encoding DHHC zinc finger domain-like protein (TriTrypDB/GeneDB-style sysID: LpmP.23.1590), translating to MLCCGYCTPAFVALLIIGLALTSDAYCAYMIFRYKNDVWRVIVSLIVLVLTTVIAPLVLWSYYAIIFCSPGFVPHDPWAYPPLYAGPPLHPRAGGEGTTSPSMHSCSLRQQQQPHQATAQMLQTGAPGSLTRWPPSALGISRLPMTSSALVPAISDDTDCANPLLADHPQSSPDSTFAAEANSGAPHARDSIDVITIHVDEVAAPSSHSPCQSLPLHEQRVGPAGYFPALLTQSPEQHQDAGPPVYLNPYSVTTLDRNGGLRFCYTCQQYKPDNAHHCRACRRCVYNFDHHCPFVNNCVGRNNYKLFIIFLLYGGVGATLAGFLMIVIIFAVDQDPFTSKIGWISLPGLDLILGFSLLMFYCQHWVLLHNGQSTLDSLTAGSKSGSQGILCCGEGTRLNSEKKANEARRQKEKVERHIRTLLGKELLWWRRYSPLPVRTDDTADDTVPGSV from the coding sequence ATGCTGTGCTGCGGTTACTGCACGCCAGCCTTCGTTGCGCTTCTCATCATCGGGCTCGCGCTCACGAGTGACGCCTACTGCGCCTACATGATTTTCCGCTACAAGAACGATGTCTGGCGCGTCATCGTGTCCCTAATTGTGCTTGTCTTGACCACTGTCATTGCCCCTCTAGTACTGTGGTCGTACTACGCCATCATCTTCTGCTCTCCAGGCTTTGTGCCACACGATCCGTGGGCGTATCCACCCTTGTATGCCGGTCCTCCACTCCACCCACGCGCCGGTGGCGAAGGGACCACTTCTCCATCAATGCACTCGTGTTCCTtgcgtcagcagcaacagccacaTCAGGCTACAGCACAGATGCTTCAGACGGGCGCGCCCGGCTCACTGACGAGGTGGCCTCCTAGCGCACTGGGCATAAGTCGACTACCCATGaccagcagcgcgctcgtACCTGCCATCTCAGACGATACGGACTGCGCCAACCCACTGCTGGCTGATCACCCCCAGTCGTCACCAGACAGCACTTTCGCCGCCGAGGCCAATAGTGGTGCTCCTCACGCTAGAGACAGCATCGATGTGATCACCATCCACGTTGAtgaggtggcagcgccatcgaGCCACAGCCCATGCCAATCGCTACCGCTGCACGAGCAGCGTGTTGGGCCGGCTGGCTACTTCCCTGCTCTACTCACACAGTCACCAGAGCAGCATCAGGACGCCGGTCCGCCTGTGTATTTGAATCCCTATTCGGTGACAACGTTGGACCGTAACGGAGGCCTTCGTTTCTGCTACACGTGTCAGCAGTACAAGCCAGACAATGCTCATCACTGTCGCGCCTGTCGCCGGTGCGTGTACAACTTCGACCATCACTGTCCCTTCGTGAACAACTGCGTCGGCCGCAATAACTACAAACTATTCATCATCTTCTTGCTCTACGGCGGTGTTGGCGCGACGCTGGCGGGCTTCCTAATGATCGTCATAATCTTTGCCGTTGACCAAGACCCCTTTACGAGCAAAATCGGCTGGATCTCGCTGCCCGGGTTGGATCTGATCTTGGGCTtttcgctgctgatgttTTACTGCCAGCACTGGGTTCTCCTGCACAACGGGCAGAGCACGTTGGATAGTCTCACGGCGGGCAGCAAGAGCGGCTCTCAGGGTAttctctgctgcggcgaggGCACCCGGCTCAACTCGGAGAAGAAGGCCAAtgaagcgcggcggcagaaggAAAAAGTAGAGCGGCACATCCGCACACTGTTGGGCAAGGAGTTGTtatggtggcggcggtatTCCCCACTGCCAGTGCGAACAGACGACACCGCAGATGATACCGTACCGGGGAGTGTCTGA
- a CDS encoding palmitoyl acyltransferase 12, putative (TriTrypDB/GeneDB-style sysID: LpmP.23.1580) yields the protein MCRGNIHTVRPRTCCEWWLLSCSYIPCVIAMALIMANTFPYHLVFLPVLRTACEIGNAHIVYYYYCLVVMMLAEALVYSNLFLVIFTCPGFVPHEPWVEAPVYQGRSVSDNPYEVFELDRLGRLRYCSFCKQFKPDQAHHCHTCRCCVYRMDHHCPWINNCVGRGNGKFFLLFLSYIPLGAFHIVATTLFSCVFHFPNFFSREMPDNSLTSIVLLFSMLFSSIMGFCFLVFAAHFLFMAYRGQTSVSRMIASKKHPDTLEEVRKRQAEDRTFYMFDLFGSDQRWYRMMLPFKPDHDLRRAPHGYLRRFGGATEVAYMSLV from the coding sequence ATGTGCAGGGGCAACATACACACAGTGAGGCCCCGTACCTGCTGCGAGTGGTGGTTGCTGTCATGCAGCTACATCCCGTGTGTGATTGCCATGGCTCTAATCATGGCCAACACTTTTCCATACCACCTTGTCTTTCTCCCCGTGCTCCGCACTGCGTGCGAGATCGGCAACGCGCACATCGTTTACTACTACTACTGTCTGGTGGTGATGATGCTTGCTGAGGCCTTGGTGTACAGCAACCTCTTTCTAGTCATCTTCACCTGCCCAGGCTTCGTGCCGCACGAGCCGTGGGTGGAGGCGCCGGTGTACCAGGGCCGGTCTGTCAGTGACAACCCGTATGAGGTGTTTGAACTTGATCGCCTTGGTAGGCTGCGCTactgcagcttctgcaaGCAGTTCAAGCCGGATCAggcgcaccactgccacacatgccgctgctgtgtcTACCGTATGGATCACCACTGCCCCTGGATTAATAACTGCGTCGGACGTGGGAACGGCAAattcttcctcctcttcctcagctACATCCCTCTCGGGGCCTTTCACATTGTGGCAACGACGCTCTTCAGCTGCGTCTTCCACTTTCCAAACTTTTTCTCTAGAGAAATGCCGGATAACTCCTTGACGAGcatcgtcctcctcttctcaatgctcttctcctccatcatGGGCTTCTGCTTCCTGGTCTTCGCGGCACACTTCTTGTTCATGGCGTACCGCGGCCAGACCTCTGTGTCGCGCATGATTGCCTCGAAAAAGCACCCGGATACGCTAGAGGAAGTCCGCAAGCGTCAGGCAGAGGATCGCACGTTCTACATGTTTGACCTCTTTGGCAGCGATCAGCGGTGGTACAGGATGATGCTCCCCTTCAAACCTGACCACGATCTCCGCCGCGCGCCACACGGCTACCTGCGCCGCTTCGGCGGCGCCACAGAGGTCGCCTACATGAGCCTTGTATAG
- a CDS encoding Ran-binding protein, putative (TriTrypDB/GeneDB-style sysID: LpmP.23.1560) translates to MRICLPQTMVDVSDFRQVPDNQEVYADASTGTSVIVELLRRQTHVRNTEAGVFFYHDLAKDNGCAPESISEEETSTLPPSAYPHLVASTSSVPPAACGLAAPQSCDFACLTTGLQRISKFSNEKGKENDIFVGLAVLRLTPPVSTEILVSVSCPAWLHPESSEARVVKRLLTGQERLQLLHTAVASLEVVEWGLFVPEEE, encoded by the coding sequence ATGCGCATTTGCCTCCCTCAGACGATGGTCGACGTCTCCGACTTCCGCCAAGTGCCGGATAACCAGGAGGTGTACGCGGACGCGAGCACGGGGACCTCCGTCATTGTGGAACTGCTCAGACGGCAAACACATGTCCGCAACACCGAGGCCGGCGTCTTCTTCTATCATGACCTCGCCAAAGACAATGGGTGTGCGCCGGAGAGCATCTCTGAGGAGGAGACCTCCACGCTCCCACCGTCGGCGTACCCGCACCTGGTGGCATCGACGTCTTCAGTCCCACCCGCTGCATGTGGCTTGGCGGCCCCGCAGTCATGCGACTTCGCGTGCCTCACGACagggctgcagcgcatctcCAAATTTTCAAatgagaaggggaaggagaatGACATATTTGTTGGactggcagtgctgcggctcaCGCCGCCTGTATCGACGGAGATACTCGTCTCAGTGTCGTGCCCGGCATGGTTGCACCCTGAGAGCTCAGAAGCAAGGGTGGTCAAACGACTACTCACCGGTCAGGAGCGCCTGCAGTTGCTGCACACGGCGGTCGCCTCGCTGGAGGTTGTCGAGTGGGGCCTGTTCGTGCCCGAGGAGGAGTAG
- a CDS encoding hypothetical protein (TriTrypDB/GeneDB-style sysID: LpmP.23.1570): MLRKVATHPYKTMVRRMAATDAAAESHANKAVLQLVRFDPETNSSRVESYEYDKHHEYMVLDLLIAVKAHQDPTLAFRSSCCEGVCGSCAMNINGINSLACITFAQHVTTVGPLPNFPVIKDFVVDLRHFFQQYAYIRPFVRNANLHRSQVDSIVERYNTISRVLNGVSPSEGQAMEKVQEELASVQKRETTVAALLRIADAAVDAGNVTQALSVLEKVEQHGVALDAAKVTEMIERALKNFAAKSK, from the coding sequence ATGCTGCGAAAGGTGGCCACTCATCCGTACAAGACGATGGTGCGCCGCATGGCCGCCACGGACGCGGCTGCGGAGTCGCATGCGAATAAGGCTGTCCTTCAGCTTGTTCGCTTTGACCCCGAGACGAACTCGTCGCGTGTGGAGAGCTATGAGTACGACAAGCACCACGAGTATATGGTGCTGGACCTGCTGATCGCTGTCAAGGCTCACCAGGACCCTACCCTAGCTTTCCGTAGCTCGTGCTGCGAGGGTGTGTGCGGTAGCTGCGCTATGAACATCAACGGTATCAACTCGCTGGCCTGCATTACCTTTGCCCAGCACGTCACGACGGTGGGGCCTCTGCCGAACTTCCCGGTGATTAAGGACTTCGTTGTCGATCTGCGCCACTTCTTTCAACAGTACGCGTACATTCGCCCGTTCGTGCGCAATGCGAACCTCCACAGAAGTCAGGTGGACAGTATTGTGGAGCGCTACAACACCATCTCTCGTGTCCTGAACGGCGTCAGCCCGTCTGAAGGGCAGGCAATGGAGAaagtgcaggaggagctcgCATCTGTgcagaagagggagacgacggtggcggcgctgctgcgcattgcGGACGCCGCTGTGGATGCCGGCAACGTGACGCAGGCGCTCTCcgtgctggagaaggtggagcagcaTGGCGTCGCGCTCGATGCGGCGAAGGTGACAGAGATGATCGAGCGCGCCCTTAAGAACTTTGCGGCCAAGTCCAAGTGa
- a CDS encoding hypothetical protein (TriTrypDB/GeneDB-style sysID: LpmP.23.1550), which produces MVVCAFSIAFLFVTLWEVCRHVSVIQHSAVALTLIPIAFFLSNVLCTSYNVLGGTLQTFAKENAQALPQPLFYVIAAIRPLAAQAGLTDTLWMACLLFVAYGVTKVWHHLIDITRLLKASRRRLQLPELRELRRQEAAAKAKVEGRH; this is translated from the coding sequence ATGGTGGTGTGTGCCTTCTCCAtcgctttcctcttcgtcacCCTGTGGGAGGTCTGCCGGCACGTCAGCGTGATCCAGCACAGCGCTGTCGCCCTAACCCTAATCCCAATAGCCTTCTTCCTCAGCAACGTCTTGTGTACTTCGTATAACGTACTGGGCGGCACTTTGCAGACGTTCGCCAAGGAGAACGCGCAGGCCCTCCCACAGCCGCTCTTCTACGTAATTGCGGCCATCCGTCCACTTGCAGCGCAGGCTGGCTTGACGGACACACTGTGGATGGCATGCCTGCTGTTTGTTGCCTATGGTGTCACGAAGGTGTGGCACCACTTGATTGACATTACACGACTGCTGAAGGCATCACGACGACGGTTGCAGCTGCCCGAGTTGCGCGAGCTCCGCCGgcaagaggcggcggcgaaggcaaAAGTGGAAGGAAGACATTGA
- a CDS encoding hypothetical protein (TriTrypDB/GeneDB-style sysID: LpmP.23.1600): MVVLNIHIAPRVQSWRALWSVLAAYRLPLLIFISATSLVWGYNVFFFRLLRAVREANSTEVLLLEAVRTVEESRYVLHHTATGTFAACALIVGNFLLALMYWSFLRVIFTCAGYVPANPWRCAPRADAERQRHLQLTWRAQQKWIREEGVAARQRAAQALQAQQARWAHQMCVLQQQALPMWLPSNPELVTSLGSPPPSAATLGWLPASNEASSDGSFVMTAPKPPQPFSPRSLVAAGSRAALGTQALAAAAPVSVNIASAAALPANAGVPCSGSAGPQRECSSFSKPHFSTPFSSAAATTTTVATVSSSCGSLSSSASGSTTPAVITPDLELTRVSGLHGSPTNGDAEPTASSLHHRLRTLVPAAEPTVNPHVVLDYEADGSLRFCCVCDQYKPDGSHHCRACQRCVFDMDHHCHFLNNCIGRHNYKYFFLCCFYSTTCCAVNTTLFVTAYVCSAMCQDWGHSWWWVPAGMCVIGLCVADLWVQHVFLLIRGVSTLDRMAELSAELFLASVSGPRRSPAARPGSCYSDCEMVIEECYCSVVALMKCLADRVRCSRYSRRPHDTITSSLTSGSRGDGELDAPLALSSRAKRRAQRTALLFGRPRLFLYHLLPLSPLAESLRPRARPCEGEV; this comes from the coding sequence atggtgGTCCTCAATATTCACATTGCCCCTCGAGTGCAGTCGTGGCGTGCGCTGTGGAGCGTGCTTGCTGCCTACCGCCTACCGCTGCTGATCTTCATCTCTGCTACGTCTCTCGTCTGGGGCTACAATGTCTTCTTCTTTCGACTTCTTCGTGCCGTGAGAGAGGCAAATTCGACTGAGGTGCTCTTATTGGAGGCTGTGAGGACTGTGGAGGAGTCGCGCTATGTACTCCATCACACCGCTACGGGCACCTTTGCTGCTTGTGCTCTCATTGTCGGAAATTTCTTGTTGGCGCTCATGTACTGGTCTTTTCTCCGCGTCATCTTCACGTGCGCTGGGTACGTACCAGCGAATCCATGGCGATGCGCACCGCGTGCCGATGCtgagcgacagcgccatTTGCAGCTGACATGGCGGGCACAGCAGAAGTGGATTCGAGAAGAAGGCGTTGCAGCTCGGCAGCGAGCAGCGCAAGCTCTGCAGGCACAGCAGGCGCGGTGGGCTCACCAGATGTGcgtgttgcagcagcaggcactgCCCATGTGGCTTCCATCAAACCCTGAACTCGTGACGTCTCTCGGGTCACCACCCCCGTCTGCAGCGACACTAGGATGGTTGCCAGCCTCAAATGAGGCCTCGAGCGACGGCAGCTTCGTGATGACTGCACCGAAGCCGCCACAACCCTTCTCTCCACGGTCGCTAGTAGCAGCGGGGAGTCGTGCAGCCTTGGGCACACAagcccttgctgctgctgcgccggtCTCAGTGAATATAGcaagcgctgcggcgctcccCGCAAATGCAGGAGTCCCCTGCTCAGGATCTGCAGGGCCACAAAGAGAGTGTTCATCCTTTAGCAAACCGCATTTCTCTACGCCAttctcctcagcagcagcgacgactaCCACCGTCGCtaccgtctcctcctcctgcggctCTCTGTCCTCCTCAGCTTCTGGTTCCACAACACCGGCTGTGATAACACCGGATCTAGAGCTTACCAGGGTTTCTGGGCTTCACGGTTCCCCGACCAACGGCGATGCAGAACCGACGGCGTCATCTCTGCATCATCGACTGCGCACACTCGTTCCCGCAGCCGAACCCACCGTGAATCCACACGTGGTGCTCGACTACGAGGCTGATGGGTCGCTGCGGttctgttgtgtgtgtgaccaGTACAAGCCGGACGGCAGCCATCACTGCCGTGCATGTCAGCGCTGCGTGTTTGACATggaccaccactgccacttCCTCAACAACTGCATTGGCAGGCACAACTACAAGTACTTTTTCCTGTGCTGCTTCTACTCAACGACGTGTTGCGCGGTGAACACGACGCTCTTCGTTACTGCATACGTGTGCAGCGCCATGTGCCAGGACTGGGGCCACAGCTGGTGGTGGGTGCCGGCTGGCATGTGCGTTATCGGCCTGTGCGTCGCGGACCTGTGGGTACAGCACGTTTTCCTGCTTATTCGAGGCGTCAGTACGCTCGATCGCATGGCGGAACTGTCCGCAGAGCTCTTCCTAGCGAGCGTGAGCGGGCCTCGCCGAAGTCCCGCAGCCAGACCTGGGAGTTGCTACAGCGACTGCGAAATGGTCATCGAGGAGTGTTATTGCAGTGTCGTGGCACTCATGAAATGCCTCGCTGATCGGGTCAGGTGCAGCCGCTATTCCCGCAGGCCACACGACACCATCACCTCTTCTCTTACGAGCGGTAGTAGGGGCGATGGCGAGTTAGATGCGCCGCTCGCACTTTCCAGCCGAGCTAAGCGACGGGCGCAACGCACTGCGTTATTGTTCGGACGTCCGCGCTTGTTTCTTTATcatctgctgcctctctcacccctcgCTGAGTCTTTGCGACCGCGCGCAAGGCCCTGCGAGGGCGAGGTATAG